A window of the Streptomyces sp. Ag109_O5-10 genome harbors these coding sequences:
- a CDS encoding DUF692 domain-containing protein, protein MERLGTGIGWRPEIADAVERMPGIDWVEVVAENTCPGHLPESLRRLRERGVTVVPHGVSLGLGGADRPDEDRLAALAERVAALGSPLVTEHIAFVRAGGPAMASPVLEAGHLLPVPRTRDALDVLCANVRIAQAALPVPLAVENIAALVSWPGEEMTEGQFLYDLADRTGVRLLIDVANLHTNHVNRGEDPAKALAELPVEAIAYVHVAGGFERDGVWHDSHAHPVPPAVLDILTGLASRVAPPGVLLERDENFPEREELQGELAAIRAAVSAGGAVAGGPWVPSPLAAAPDVPGAVRQRVGLAQTAMLSSLVAGTPVPEGFDRARMGVQARALAAKRADVVAKVAPELPEILGAGYRTAFLAYAQERPMTGGYRRDALEFAGALLRAGDGSSHRRLEQWWLERAGAAPRRSLARRVLPRHG, encoded by the coding sequence CTGGAGCGGCTGGGCACGGGCATCGGCTGGCGGCCGGAGATCGCGGACGCCGTGGAACGCATGCCGGGCATCGACTGGGTCGAGGTCGTGGCCGAGAACACCTGCCCTGGCCACCTCCCCGAGTCGCTGCGGCGGCTGCGCGAGCGCGGGGTGACGGTCGTACCGCACGGTGTCTCGCTGGGCCTGGGCGGCGCGGACCGCCCCGACGAGGATCGGCTCGCCGCGCTCGCCGAGCGGGTGGCGGCGCTCGGTTCGCCGCTGGTCACCGAGCACATCGCGTTCGTCCGCGCGGGCGGCCCGGCCATGGCCTCGCCCGTCCTGGAAGCGGGCCACCTGCTCCCCGTCCCGCGCACCCGGGACGCCCTCGACGTGCTCTGCGCGAACGTCCGCATCGCCCAGGCCGCGCTGCCCGTGCCGCTCGCCGTCGAGAACATCGCCGCGCTCGTCTCGTGGCCGGGCGAGGAGATGACCGAGGGGCAGTTCCTGTACGACCTCGCCGACCGTACCGGGGTACGGCTGCTGATCGACGTGGCGAACCTGCACACCAACCATGTCAACCGGGGCGAGGACCCGGCCAAGGCTCTCGCCGAACTTCCCGTGGAGGCGATCGCCTACGTCCACGTCGCGGGCGGCTTCGAGCGGGACGGTGTCTGGCACGACAGCCACGCCCACCCGGTGCCCCCGGCGGTCCTGGACATCCTGACCGGCCTCGCGTCCCGGGTCGCGCCGCCCGGAGTCCTGCTGGAGCGGGACGAGAACTTCCCGGAACGGGAGGAGCTGCAGGGGGAGCTGGCGGCGATCCGGGCGGCGGTCTCGGCCGGGGGCGCGGTGGCCGGCGGCCCGTGGGTGCCCTCGCCGCTGGCTGCCGCCCCCGACGTCCCCGGCGCCGTCCGGCAGCGGGTCGGGCTCGCGCAGACCGCGATGCTGTCGTCGCTGGTCGCGGGGACGCCCGTGCCGGAGGGGTTCGACCGGGCGCGGATGGGGGTGCAGGCACGGGCGCTGGCGGCGAAGCGGGCCGACGTGGTGGCGAAGGTGGCGCCGGAGCTGCCGGAGATCCTGGGGGCGGGATACCGGACGGCGTTCCTGGCGTACGCGCAGGAGCGGCCGATGACGGGGGGCTACCGGCGGGACGCCCTGGAGTTCGCGGGCGCGCTGCTGCGGGCCGGGGACGGTTCCTCTCACCGGCGGCTGGAGCAGTGGTGGCTGGAGCGGGCGGGGGCGGCACCTCGGCGGTCCCTGGCGCGGAGGGTGCTGCCAAGGCACGGCTAG
- the msrB gene encoding peptide-methionine (R)-S-oxide reductase MsrB: MSYDVEKPDEQWRAELSPAEYAVLRQAATEPAFRGEYTDTKTKGVYSCRACGAELFTSDTKFESHCGWPSFYDPKDTDAVELIEDRTHGMVRTEVRCARCGSHLGHVFEGEGYATPTDQRYCINSISLRLTADES; this comes from the coding sequence ATGTCGTACGACGTCGAGAAGCCGGACGAGCAGTGGCGGGCGGAGCTGTCGCCGGCCGAGTACGCCGTGCTGCGTCAGGCGGCGACCGAGCCGGCCTTCAGGGGTGAGTACACCGACACCAAGACCAAGGGCGTGTACTCCTGTCGCGCCTGCGGTGCCGAACTGTTCACCTCCGACACGAAGTTCGAGTCCCACTGCGGGTGGCCGAGCTTCTACGACCCGAAGGACACCGACGCGGTCGAGCTGATCGAGGACCGCACCCACGGGATGGTGCGCACCGAGGTGCGCTGCGCGCGCTGCGGCTCGCACCTCGGGCACGTGTTCGAGGGTGAGGGGTACGCCACCCCGACCGACCAGCGCTACTGCATCAACTCGATCTCGCTGCGGCTGACCGCCGACGAGAGCTGA
- the murC gene encoding UDP-N-acetylmuramate--L-alanine ligase, with product MAPGLPSAMERPHFIGIGGAGMSGIAKILAQRGAEVAGSDARESETAGALRAVGVTVHIGHAAGHLADDASCVVVSSAIRKDNPELARAAELGVPVVHRSDALAALMDGLRPIAVAGTHGKTTTTSMLAVSLTALGRGPSYAIGGDLDAPGSNALHGEGEIFVAEADESDRSFHKYAPEVAIVLNVELDHHANYASMDEIYESFETFAGRIVPGGTLVVNADHEGARELTRRVAGKVRTVTYGEAADADVRVLSVVPQGLKSEVTVLLDGTELTFTVSVPGRHYAHNAVAALAAGVALGVPAAELAPALAAYTGVKRRLQLKGEAAGVQVIDSYAHHPTEMTADLEAMRAAGGDARILVVFQPHLFSRTQELGKEMGDALALADASVVLDIYPAREDPIPGVTSELIVEAARAAGAEVTAVHDKDEVPAVVAGMTKPGDLVLTMGAGDVTDLGPRILERLAK from the coding sequence ATGGCACCCGGCCTTCCTTCCGCCATGGAGCGTCCGCACTTCATCGGGATCGGCGGCGCCGGGATGTCGGGGATCGCCAAGATCCTCGCGCAGCGCGGGGCCGAGGTGGCCGGGAGCGACGCCAGGGAGTCGGAGACCGCCGGGGCGCTGCGGGCGGTCGGCGTCACCGTGCACATCGGGCACGCGGCCGGGCACCTCGCCGACGACGCCAGCTGTGTCGTCGTGTCGTCGGCGATCCGGAAGGACAACCCCGAGCTGGCCCGCGCGGCCGAGCTGGGCGTCCCGGTGGTGCACCGCTCCGACGCCCTCGCCGCGCTGATGGACGGCCTGCGGCCGATCGCGGTCGCCGGCACGCACGGCAAGACCACCACCACGTCGATGCTCGCGGTGTCCCTGACCGCGCTGGGCCGCGGCCCCTCGTACGCCATCGGCGGCGACCTCGACGCGCCCGGCTCCAACGCCCTGCACGGCGAGGGCGAGATCTTCGTCGCCGAGGCGGACGAATCCGACCGCAGCTTCCACAAGTACGCGCCCGAGGTCGCCATCGTCCTCAACGTGGAGCTCGACCACCACGCCAACTACGCCTCGATGGACGAGATCTACGAGTCCTTCGAGACCTTCGCCGGCCGGATCGTGCCCGGCGGCACGCTGGTGGTCAACGCCGACCACGAGGGTGCGCGGGAGCTGACCCGGCGGGTGGCGGGGAAGGTCCGGACGGTGACGTACGGCGAGGCCGCGGACGCCGACGTCCGGGTGCTGTCCGTCGTACCGCAGGGCCTGAAGAGCGAGGTCACGGTCCTGCTGGACGGGACCGAGCTGACGTTCACGGTCTCCGTGCCCGGCCGGCACTACGCGCACAACGCGGTCGCCGCGCTGGCCGCGGGCGTGGCCCTGGGGGTCCCCGCCGCCGAGCTCGCGCCCGCCCTGGCCGCGTACACGGGTGTGAAGCGGCGCCTCCAGCTCAAGGGCGAGGCGGCCGGCGTCCAGGTGATCGACTCCTACGCCCACCACCCGACCGAGATGACCGCCGACCTGGAGGCCATGCGCGCCGCGGGCGGGGACGCCCGGATCCTGGTCGTCTTCCAGCCGCACCTCTTCTCCCGCACCCAGGAGCTGGGCAAGGAGATGGGCGACGCGCTGGCCCTCGCGGACGCCTCGGTCGTCCTCGACATCTACCCGGCCCGTGAGGACCCGATCCCCGGCGTCACCAGCGAGCTGATCGTCGAGGCGGCGCGGGCGGCCGGTGCCGAGGTCACGGCCGTGCACGACAAGGACGAGGTCCCCGCCGTCGTTGCGGGAATGACGAAGCCCGGTGATCTGGTTCTCACCATGGGCGCGGGAGACGTGACGGACCTGGGCCCGAGGATCCTGGAACGCCTGGCGAAGTGA
- a CDS encoding polysaccharide deacetylase family protein, with protein sequence MIRLARRLTGTTTVCVALGAALAACGTTEAPHPGPPAPPRASSSATPPPTLAPGPGGTAPVFTNGPRTLGKTVALTFDADMTADQGPRAAKGEHFDNPALIATLRRLKVPATIFMTGRWADEYPAQARSLGRDPQFEVANHSYSHYAFTGDCYGLPRVAAANMKSDVERAYAALLRAGVPHPMPYFRFPGGCYDRQALRAVGALGVTAVQWDVVSGDAFATDADAVTKQVLDGVKPGSVVVMHCTRSAAPTTEQVVRTVVPELRKRGFRFVKVSELIGQTPGHR encoded by the coding sequence GTGATCCGACTAGCACGCCGTCTTACCGGTACGACCACCGTATGTGTCGCCCTGGGCGCCGCGCTCGCCGCCTGTGGCACCACCGAGGCCCCCCACCCCGGCCCCCCGGCTCCCCCCAGGGCCTCCTCCTCCGCCACCCCGCCGCCCACGCTCGCCCCCGGGCCCGGCGGTACGGCCCCCGTCTTCACGAACGGTCCGCGCACCCTGGGCAAGACCGTCGCCCTGACCTTCGACGCCGACATGACCGCCGACCAGGGGCCGCGCGCGGCCAAGGGCGAGCACTTCGACAACCCTGCGCTGATCGCGACCCTGCGCAGGCTGAAGGTGCCGGCCACGATCTTCATGACCGGCCGCTGGGCCGACGAGTACCCGGCCCAGGCCCGTTCGCTCGGCCGCGATCCGCAGTTCGAGGTCGCCAACCACTCCTACAGCCACTACGCGTTCACCGGCGACTGCTACGGCCTTCCGAGGGTCGCCGCCGCGAACATGAAGTCGGACGTGGAGCGCGCCTACGCCGCCCTGCTCCGCGCCGGGGTGCCGCACCCGATGCCGTACTTCCGCTTCCCCGGCGGCTGCTACGACCGGCAGGCGCTGCGCGCGGTCGGCGCGCTCGGGGTCACCGCGGTGCAGTGGGACGTGGTGAGCGGGGACGCCTTCGCGACGGACGCCGACGCGGTGACCAAGCAGGTGCTGGACGGGGTGAAGCCGGGTTCCGTGGTCGTCATGCACTGCACCCGCAGCGCCGCCCCGACCACCGAGCAGGTGGTACGGACCGTCGTACCGGAACTGCGCAAGCGGGGCTTCCGGTTCGTGAAGGTCTCCGAGCTGATCGGGCAGACGCCGGGTCACCGGTGA
- the zapE gene encoding cell division protein ZapE, giving the protein MSSSPAASEVSPIADAAPLSLCARSPHVPADRLVAEMVPPPRFDSVRFATYLPDPNQPSQTEAVRVLEGFAGGLGGAHAVAGGRRGLFGFGKAKAPKAPAGPRGVYLDGGYGVGKTHLLASLWHATPAEPALKAFGTFVELTNLVGALGFQQTVQTLSGHRLLCIDEFELDDPGDTVLVSTLLGRLVEAGVALAATSNTLPGKLGEGRFAAADFLREIQGLSAHFRTLRIDGEDYRHRGLPEAPAPYSDEQVTKAAHATPGASLDDFRHLLDHLAKVHPSRYGALTDGLTAVCLTDVQPVPDQSTALRLVVLADRLYDREVPVLASGLPFDRLFSEEMLNGGYRKKYFRAISRLTALARDAKGLVATD; this is encoded by the coding sequence GTGTCGTCTTCTCCCGCCGCATCCGAGGTCAGCCCCATAGCCGACGCGGCCCCGCTGTCCCTGTGCGCCCGTTCGCCGCACGTTCCCGCGGACCGGCTGGTCGCCGAGATGGTGCCGCCGCCCCGCTTCGACTCGGTCCGCTTCGCCACCTACCTCCCGGACCCGAACCAGCCGAGCCAGACCGAGGCCGTGCGGGTCCTGGAAGGGTTCGCCGGCGGTCTCGGCGGGGCGCACGCGGTGGCCGGGGGCAGGCGCGGCCTCTTCGGCTTCGGGAAGGCGAAGGCGCCCAAGGCACCGGCCGGGCCCCGCGGCGTCTACCTCGACGGCGGGTACGGCGTCGGCAAGACCCACCTGCTCGCCTCCCTCTGGCACGCCACGCCCGCCGAGCCCGCCCTGAAGGCGTTCGGCACCTTCGTGGAGCTGACCAACCTGGTCGGCGCCCTCGGCTTCCAGCAGACCGTGCAGACCCTCTCCGGCCACCGCCTGCTGTGCATCGACGAGTTCGAGCTGGACGACCCCGGCGACACGGTCCTGGTGTCGACGCTGCTCGGGCGTCTGGTGGAGGCGGGTGTCGCGCTCGCCGCCACCTCCAACACCCTGCCGGGCAAGCTCGGCGAGGGCCGGTTCGCCGCCGCCGACTTCCTGCGCGAGATCCAGGGGCTGTCGGCCCACTTCCGCACCCTGCGCATCGACGGCGAGGACTACCGCCACCGCGGCCTGCCCGAGGCACCGGCGCCGTACTCCGACGAACAGGTGACGAAGGCGGCCCACGCCACCCCGGGCGCCTCGCTCGACGACTTCCGGCACCTCCTGGATCACCTGGCCAAGGTGCACCCGAGCCGGTACGGCGCGCTCACCGACGGGCTGACCGCGGTCTGCCTGACGGACGTGCAGCCGGTGCCCGACCAGTCGACCGCGCTGCGTCTGGTGGTCCTCGCGGACCGGCTCTACGACCGCGAGGTCCCGGTCCTGGCCTCAGGACTGCCCTTCGACCGGCTGTTCAGCGAGGAGATGCTGAACGGCGGCTACCGGAAGAAGTACTTCCGCGCCATATCCCGGCTCACCGCCCTGGCCAGGGACGCCAAGGGGCTCGTGGCCACCGACTAG
- a CDS encoding carbonic anhydrase has protein sequence MQPLIDNARTFGQRPEEFARLAEGQSPQVLFITCSDSRVVPALITGARPGELFELRTAGNIVPPYASTTPTSEAATIEYAVEVLGVRDIVVCGHSHCGAVGALVRGDDLTAVPAVRDWLASAGPRPSGAAEDPAVAEGVQNHVLAQLLRLRSYPCIDRKLPAGELTLRGWYYEVHTGAVREHRAGTDTFEAL, from the coding sequence ATGCAGCCCCTCATCGACAACGCCCGTACGTTCGGACAACGCCCTGAGGAGTTCGCCAGGCTCGCCGAAGGCCAGTCCCCGCAGGTGCTCTTCATCACCTGCTCCGATTCCCGGGTCGTCCCGGCCCTGATCACCGGCGCCCGCCCGGGCGAGCTCTTCGAGCTGCGCACCGCGGGCAACATCGTCCCGCCGTACGCCTCGACCACCCCCACCAGCGAGGCGGCCACCATCGAGTACGCCGTGGAGGTGCTCGGCGTCCGCGACATCGTCGTCTGCGGGCACTCGCACTGCGGTGCCGTCGGCGCGCTGGTGCGCGGCGACGACCTGACCGCCGTACCCGCCGTACGGGACTGGCTGGCCAGCGCCGGACCGCGGCCGAGCGGGGCGGCCGAGGACCCGGCCGTCGCGGAAGGCGTGCAGAACCACGTGCTCGCCCAGCTGCTGCGGCTGCGCTCGTACCCCTGCATCGACAGGAAGCTGCCCGCGGGCGAACTGACCCTGCGCGGCTGGTACTACGAGGTCCACACCGGTGCCGTGCGCGAACACCGCGCCGGCACCGACACCTTCGAGGCCCTGTGA
- a CDS encoding indole-3-glycerol phosphate synthase encodes MFTSVLMIEKALTSADVDFVTTLHGDEQVAFHVLLQPRGDQADRLLRAIDDIALGELDEATRERETPEGDAAKGPAEQALDVSLTALRAAGSTAEGRMVEDHPLDALRKLVEEVGADEVIVLTDPHYVEEFFHRDWASRARHKVGVPVLKLFSHSKV; translated from the coding sequence GTGTTCACAAGCGTTCTGATGATCGAGAAGGCCCTGACGTCCGCCGACGTGGATTTCGTCACCACCTTGCACGGGGACGAGCAGGTCGCCTTCCACGTACTGCTCCAGCCGCGTGGCGACCAGGCGGACCGCCTGCTGCGGGCCATCGACGACATCGCACTCGGCGAACTCGACGAGGCGACGCGCGAGCGCGAGACGCCGGAGGGGGATGCGGCGAAGGGCCCCGCGGAGCAGGCGCTGGACGTGTCCCTGACGGCTCTGCGGGCGGCGGGCAGCACGGCGGAGGGGCGGATGGTCGAGGACCACCCGCTGGACGCGCTGCGCAAGCTGGTGGAAGAGGTGGGCGCGGACGAGGTGATCGTGCTGACCGATCCGCACTACGTGGAGGAGTTCTTCCACCGCGACTGGGCGTCGCGGGCGCGGCACAAGGTGGGGGTACCGGTGCTGAAGCTGTTCTCGCACAGCAAGGTGTAG
- a CDS encoding aminoacyl-tRNA hydrolase, translated as MSPGDSPFKTEPTARDEAPQFVLPLVVRIEKSAPPARTDALETAARAVLSMLSDERALGDGEWAQAVRDWEDARIRKVVRRARGAEWRRAGELPGITLTGKSAEVRVFPPVPLDGWPRDLAKLQVSGTELDDPEPPGRADRSVPVLWLNPELEMSAGKAMAQAGHGAQLAWWALSEEEREAWRDAGFPLAVRAADPAAWRELTSSGLPLVRDAGFTEIAPGSCTVVADHPALR; from the coding sequence ATGTCACCCGGCGACAGCCCGTTCAAGACGGAACCCACCGCGCGTGACGAAGCACCCCAGTTCGTGCTCCCTCTCGTCGTGCGGATAGAGAAGTCGGCACCGCCTGCGCGGACCGACGCACTCGAAACCGCTGCCCGGGCCGTGCTGAGCATGCTCAGTGACGAGCGGGCTCTCGGCGACGGGGAGTGGGCACAGGCCGTTCGGGACTGGGAGGACGCGCGGATCCGGAAGGTCGTGCGGCGGGCCCGGGGGGCCGAGTGGCGGCGGGCCGGGGAACTGCCCGGGATCACCCTCACGGGGAAGTCGGCCGAGGTACGGGTGTTCCCGCCGGTTCCCCTGGACGGGTGGCCCCGGGACCTGGCGAAACTGCAGGTGTCCGGGACCGAGCTGGACGACCCCGAGCCGCCGGGGCGCGCCGACCGGTCCGTGCCCGTGCTGTGGCTGAACCCCGAGCTGGAGATGTCGGCCGGGAAGGCGATGGCGCAGGCCGGGCACGGTGCCCAACTGGCCTGGTGGGCGCTGTCGGAGGAGGAGCGGGAGGCATGGCGCGACGCCGGGTTCCCGCTCGCCGTGCGGGCCGCCGATCCGGCCGCATGGCGTGAACTGACGAGCAGCGGGCTGCCGTTGGTGCGGGACGCCGGTTTCACCGAGATCGCGCCGGGCAGCTGCACAGTGGTCGCGGACCATCCGGCACTGCGCTGA
- a CDS encoding pyrimidine reductase family protein, producing the protein MRRLFPVTEQTAARAFGGPAEREGAEGRGPVDREWSLAELALAYAYPESAGREAWLRANMVSTLDGAGQHDGRSQPISGAADMRIFGTLRGLADVVVVGAETVRQEGYRPVRQRAEFAGARAAAGQGVVAAVAVVTASLDLDYSLPLFTSPLVPTLILTGAAAAPDRVAAAEKAGARVVVAGDGVGVDPARAVRALAGLGHTRLLTEGGPRLLGQFVAAGVLDELCLTVSPMLTAGDAQRIAGGPGVAVPRRFELVSLLEEAGFLFGRYRRS; encoded by the coding sequence ATGCGACGCCTGTTCCCTGTGACCGAACAAACAGCTGCGCGGGCCTTTGGCGGTCCGGCCGAACGGGAGGGGGCCGAGGGTCGCGGTCCCGTCGACCGGGAGTGGAGCCTCGCCGAGCTGGCCCTCGCCTATGCCTACCCCGAGTCCGCCGGGCGGGAGGCGTGGCTGCGCGCCAACATGGTGTCCACGCTCGACGGGGCCGGGCAGCACGACGGCCGGTCGCAGCCCATCTCCGGCGCGGCCGACATGCGGATCTTCGGCACCCTGCGCGGGCTCGCGGACGTCGTCGTCGTGGGCGCGGAAACGGTACGGCAGGAGGGGTACCGGCCGGTACGCCAGCGGGCGGAGTTCGCGGGTGCCCGGGCCGCGGCCGGCCAGGGCGTGGTCGCCGCGGTCGCCGTCGTCACCGCGAGCCTCGACCTCGACTACTCGCTCCCGCTGTTCACCTCACCCCTCGTGCCCACGCTGATCCTCACCGGCGCGGCCGCCGCCCCCGACCGCGTCGCCGCCGCCGAGAAGGCCGGCGCCCGCGTGGTGGTCGCCGGTGACGGGGTCGGCGTCGACCCCGCCCGCGCGGTCCGTGCCCTGGCCGGCCTCGGCCACACCCGGCTGCTCACCGAGGGCGGACCCCGGCTGCTCGGGCAGTTCGTCGCCGCCGGCGTCCTCGACGAGCTGTGCCTGACCGTCTCCCCGATGCTCACGGCGGGCGACGCGCAGCGGATCGCCGGGGGACCCGGTGTCGCCGTACCGCGACGCTTCGAACTAGTGTCCCTCCTGGAAGAGGCCGGATTCCTGTTCGGTCGCTACCGCCGGTCCTGA
- a CDS encoding slipin family protein, which yields MVQELLVAVVAALCVGALYLAAGARVVKQYEQGVLFRLGRVSGDVRTPGFNLVIPFVDRLYKVNLQIVTLPIPAQEGITRDNVTVRVDAVVYFRVVDAVSALVKVEDYKFAVSQMAQTSLRSIIGKSDLDDLLSNREKLNQGLELMIDSPAVGWGVQVDRVEIKDVSLPDTMKRSMARQAEADRERRARIINADAELQASRKLAEAAQQMADTPSALQLRLLQTIVAVAAEKNSTLVLPFPVELLRFLERAGGRQPGPNGDAPAEIDETTARTGPPPG from the coding sequence ATGGTTCAGGAGCTGCTGGTCGCGGTGGTGGCGGCGCTGTGCGTCGGCGCGCTGTACCTGGCCGCCGGTGCACGGGTCGTCAAGCAGTACGAGCAGGGCGTGCTGTTCCGGCTCGGCCGCGTCTCCGGTGACGTGCGGACGCCCGGCTTCAATCTGGTGATCCCGTTCGTGGACCGGCTGTACAAGGTCAACCTGCAGATCGTGACGCTGCCGATCCCCGCCCAGGAGGGCATCACCCGCGACAACGTCACCGTGCGCGTGGACGCGGTCGTCTACTTCCGGGTGGTCGACGCGGTGAGCGCGCTGGTCAAGGTCGAGGACTACAAGTTCGCCGTCTCGCAGATGGCCCAGACCTCACTGCGGTCCATCATCGGCAAGAGCGACCTGGACGACCTGCTGTCCAACCGCGAGAAGCTCAACCAGGGCCTGGAGCTGATGATCGACAGCCCGGCCGTGGGCTGGGGCGTGCAGGTGGACCGGGTCGAGATCAAGGATGTGTCCCTGCCGGACACGATGAAGCGCTCGATGGCCCGCCAGGCCGAGGCCGACCGGGAGCGCCGGGCCCGGATCATCAACGCCGACGCCGAACTCCAGGCCTCGAGGAAGCTGGCCGAGGCGGCCCAGCAGATGGCGGACACCCCGTCGGCCCTGCAGCTGCGGCTGCTGCAGACGATCGTCGCGGTGGCAGCCGAGAAGAACTCCACCCTGGTCCTGCCGTTCCCGGTGGAACTGCTGCGGTTCCTGGAGCGGGCCGGTGGCCGGCAGCCGGGGCCGAACGGCGACGCCCCGGCCGAGATCGACGAGACCACCGCGCGGACGGGGCCGCCGCCCGGGTGA
- a CDS encoding SulP family inorganic anion transporter: MTKFPYIRQDFAASLVVFLVALPLCVGVAVASGVPAELGLVTGIVGGLVTGMLRGSSLQVSGPAAGLTVLVFEAVREFGLPLLGVIVLVTGVLQIAMGVLRLGRWFRAISVSVVEGMLAGIGLVLIAGQLYPALAAKAPESGPGKIAGLPGAFLDALGDGAALASLALGAGTVAVLVLWKYAPAKVRTVPGPLAAVGLATLAAFLLSLPVATVEVHGLLDSVQPPPLSAFGELASTGLIGTIVAFTLIASAESLFSAAAVDRLHDGPRTRYNQELIAQGAGNALCGVLGALPMTAVIVRSAANVQAGARTKASRVLHGVWLLLFAALLPGVLGYIPIPALAGILVYSGAKLIPVRALAVLWREHRGEAVVLVVTAVSIVAVSMFEGVLIGLALSIVKTAWEASHLKLEVVDKGAGPIDAHLSGNATFLRLPKILDSLEALPQDRPIRVDLSGLHHLDHACRTALESWAQRHSDADTEPVRVTAA, encoded by the coding sequence ATGACCAAGTTCCCTTACATACGTCAGGACTTCGCCGCCTCTCTCGTCGTGTTCCTGGTCGCGCTCCCGCTCTGCGTGGGCGTGGCCGTCGCCTCCGGTGTCCCGGCCGAACTCGGCCTGGTCACCGGCATCGTGGGCGGTCTCGTCACCGGGATGCTGCGGGGCAGCAGCCTTCAGGTGTCGGGGCCGGCCGCCGGTCTGACCGTGCTCGTCTTCGAGGCGGTGCGGGAGTTCGGGCTGCCGCTGCTCGGGGTGATCGTGCTGGTCACCGGTGTCCTCCAGATCGCCATGGGTGTGCTGCGGCTGGGGCGCTGGTTCCGGGCCATCTCGGTCTCCGTCGTCGAGGGCATGCTGGCCGGAATCGGTCTGGTGCTGATCGCCGGGCAGCTGTATCCGGCGCTCGCGGCCAAGGCTCCCGAGTCCGGCCCCGGGAAGATAGCCGGGCTGCCCGGGGCGTTCCTGGACGCCCTCGGGGACGGCGCGGCGCTCGCCTCGCTCGCCCTCGGCGCGGGCACGGTCGCGGTCCTGGTGCTGTGGAAGTACGCCCCGGCGAAGGTGCGGACGGTCCCCGGACCGTTGGCCGCCGTCGGCCTCGCCACCCTGGCCGCCTTCCTGCTGAGCCTCCCGGTCGCCACCGTCGAGGTGCACGGGCTGCTGGACTCGGTCCAGCCGCCCCCGCTGAGCGCCTTCGGCGAACTGGCGAGCACCGGGCTGATCGGCACGATCGTCGCGTTCACGCTGATCGCGTCCGCCGAGTCGCTGTTCAGCGCGGCGGCCGTGGACCGGCTGCACGACGGTCCGCGCACCCGGTACAACCAGGAGCTGATCGCCCAGGGCGCGGGCAACGCGCTCTGCGGGGTGCTCGGCGCGCTGCCGATGACCGCAGTGATCGTGCGCAGCGCGGCCAACGTCCAGGCGGGCGCCCGCACCAAGGCGTCCCGGGTGCTGCACGGCGTCTGGCTCCTGCTGTTCGCGGCCCTGCTGCCGGGAGTGCTGGGATACATACCGATCCCGGCGCTCGCCGGAATCCTGGTCTACTCGGGCGCCAAGCTGATCCCGGTGCGCGCGCTGGCCGTGCTCTGGCGCGAGCACCGGGGCGAGGCGGTCGTCCTCGTCGTCACGGCGGTCTCGATCGTCGCGGTGAGCATGTTCGAGGGCGTGCTGATCGGGCTCGCCCTGTCGATCGTCAAGACCGCCTGGGAGGCCTCGCACCTCAAACTGGAGGTCGTCGACAAGGGCGCGGGACCGATCGACGCCCACCTGTCGGGCAACGCGACCTTCCTGCGGCTGCCGAAGATCCTGGACAGCCTGGAGGCGCTGCCCCAGGACCGCCCGATCCGGGTGGACCTCTCTGGGCTGCACCACCTCGATCACGCCTGCCGGACCGCTTTGGAGAGCTGGGCCCAGCGGCACAGCGACGCGGACACCGAGCCGGTGAGGGTCACGGCCGCCTGA